Within Astyanax mexicanus isolate ESR-SI-001 chromosome 2, AstMex3_surface, whole genome shotgun sequence, the genomic segment TTTTCCTGTTTTGTAACAGGCATAGCTTTAGTAAATTAGAATATCCATATTTACCATAATGTATTAAAAAGCATATTCCACTCGCAATATGTGATTGTTTAATCTtaacctgatcagctaataaagggcagagttaaacagtagtgtattagtgcagaTATTCACTGAATTGTGCAGGGCAGGGGGTCCTTCAAAACTATGGTTGGGATCCACTAGACTAatgagtgtgtgcttgtgtgtctcTCTGCTGCAGGTACCCTTTGAGCCCAGTGTTCAGACACTCTGTGACTTGGAGCGCTGCTTCAACCCTACAACAGGAGCCATTCTGAAGGACAAAGTCCTGATTGACTGGCTCTTCTCTCTTCTCCTTTAATACATCTACTTTAACACAgcaaaaattccaaataaaacatcAGAAAAGATCTGATCATCTGGGCATATTCACTTAAGTTTGAGCTCAAGATCATCCTGTTTGAACATAATGGAATTTGGCCTCCACAATAAACCCATTCATGACAGTGAGCACAACCTACAAACCATTAGGGGGTTAAGGTGCCTTAAATTCCCTAATTCTCCCATACTTCTTAATTCCTGCTGCTCCAGGGAATCGAACCACTGAACTTTGATTTAACGCATTGGTTAATTGGccatttttattagtgtttaaataaaataccaaACACTGAGGATTGTTATTAACCAAAGACTTTCACAATCATTGTGAATTTATTTCACTTCTcttcaaacacaaacaaaacttGACATTGCATAATTATTCAGAAGGCTGATTTGGACCGCTTAAAACAGCAATCTTAGCACATCCGGACTATGATGATTAAAATTTAAGGTAGAATATGGTCCACAATCTGTTTTTGCACACGTCATCCACACTATTACAAATACAGTACTCTGCTGTATTGTGTAGCTCATGTAAACACTGAATGTTGTCCAACTTTAATGCATCGTCCTAAATAGGAGTGACATGGAAGTGTTGAAGTGTCATTTGTCACACTTTGCTggatgtttcagtgtgtgtgggtATTAATGCTGCTTTAGTAGGCTGGAACACTCAACACTTCTCAGTGGTTGAGCCAGGCAGAGCGAAGGTTTAGGAGGATCTGCGCATCACTGGCGGACAGCTTGTACACACCTAGCTCGTTCAGTGCTGATTCGGGAGTGGGCTGCTGTGGCCTGACGGATGCCTCTTCCTCTTCTACTCCCTCTTCCGCCTGCTTCAACACGTCACACAGCAAAAGAGCTGGTCCAACCTTCAGATTCAGGATGATGCAGGCTTCCTTCACACTGCCATGCAGAAAGAAACAGGGtgagaattagttagtttgtagACTTCAGCAAAATCACTTATCACATAGATCATTCCATTCagtaaattttaataaaaatcaaaagtttaataaaaatcaaaattgtaaaaagaaacaaaattcaCTATAAGTAACACCTGTACACCAACTCTAAATCAGACAATCTTGTGAGAGCAGTACAATGCAATTGGACAGGAGAAGAAaggaatatttattttttctctctactaAGGCTTACAGAATACTAGATTGGGCCTTGTGTCAACTGTACAGGCTGGTGTTGTAATAATGTGGGGAGTATTATTTTGAGTATTGTAACTGGCCATCATGGCCACAATTCACCCATTTTCCTATAAATACTTTCAACGTAAGGATGCACCATATCACATCCTTTAAAGAATAAGTCATTACCAACATTAAAATGAGTTTAGAGCTCTTCAGAGACCTTGCCAGTTAAGAGATCTAAAACCAATAGAACACCTTTAATATTTAACAGGTTGAACAGGAGGATTTTAGCATGAAGGTGCTTCTAAAACAAACCTTAACAAACTGTATGACACTTTCGTCAACATTCTGTCGGTGTAGTCCATGCTCCAAATGTTTGTATGTTCTGATATAAAATAGTGGCCTTATCCAGGATCACTATTATTTTCAAAATAAGGAGCTCAGTGAGTGTAAATTTGCCTCTTTCTCTCGTGCTGCTTTCTGATTGATAACATAAACTAATCAGTGAATCTGTCTGCATTTCTCCTGTACTCACTGTTTAAAGAAGTTCTCTGGTCTCTTGCAGTAGTGTCCGAACAATGGGAAGAGGTTTCTGGTCATGTCAAACTGGAGCTGCGCAGCACCACCCTCATTAAAATGGTTATACAGTATCACCTGTGAGCATGAAGAATCAACATGTATTCTGTTAGATGAAAGTACAGATTATGCAAAACATGTATTTGCAAGAAGaagcgaaaaaaaaagaaaaagaaaaaaaataattagttgctaaataaaaaaataacaaatttaaATGAAAAGGCCTCAAGATTAAACTTCTGTTTATCTACTGTTGATGCATCTCATGGGGAGATGTTGCAGCAGGAAACTAACATcttggtacaggaagaggtcaaGTCTTTCAGCCAGACCCTGCCAGAACATCTGGAACAAGGGAAGGCAGAGCAGCTGCTGCAGCTGGAGTAGATGATCCCTCAGGCACAGCAGCATGGGACACGCTGAGCTGGACAATGACATGGTGGCCTGGTCACACTGCAACGGCAAGGAGATCCACCTGCAACACAGAGCTTGGTCAGAGTGGGACATCTGCTGTTGTTTATATATTAATGGACTTTATTGTCTAAATATGAGTTATAAGGTTTAAAGCTACTACTTTTTACAAATGAATTTATTCCTAATTGACTAATTTTGTATGAAAAACAGCCATTTGTCTGAATCATAACAATAAGTACTGTTATCATACTTGTCCCTGCTATAAGGGTAGGCCTTTTCCTTTACGTCTCTCATTACTGCTTCCAGCAGCCGGCCCAGCATGTCCCCTCTCAGCCTCTCAAGAAGTGCCAGCAGTCCTTCAAACAAAGAGCCCTCCAGAGATGCCAGCCGTCCACTCTCTGTGACCCCAAGAGGCCCCAGAACTTCTTCGCCCACAGAAACTGCTGCTTGCTGCAGCTGCAGGAAGAACTGAGAGAGTAACAGAAGAGGGCATCAGCTGGAACCCCACTGACATTTCAGCAAGTTGTACATGTGCAAAGAGAAGTTGCTGCCATCAAAAAAAATCCTATGATCCAAAATTCACACCTAGACTACAGTTTGAAGCTGACCCCATGGccaaagaaaaggagaaatgttATATCTGCTCAAAATTATCATGACATAGAGCTGGGcaatttatctaaaataaataattaatagaaaTCAACATTCTAATATGACACATATCTATTAAGATTGTATGTAAACATCCATCCACAACTGcataatctataaaataaaaattatttaactCTTCATATTGATTTTAATCTAGATAGATGGACACATATTACACTGATAAATAGACTAACCACATTGTCGCCCCAGTCACTGAGAACTGTTGATATGTAGTTGGCAGCGTTCAGGATGGCGCAATAGCGGGCTCCCAGCGGCTGACGAGACTCCTCCTTCATCACCTGGGTGAGACGGATGCGGAAATCATCTACCAGCTCCCTCTGCAGAGCCAGAAAGCTGAGCTGAGCTTGAGGACACGGTAAAGATCTATACCGATCTGTGGAGTGAACGATAGAGAGATATAAAACAGCATCTACATAAGAAACAGATTATATAGAGACACAATCATAGGAAATAATAAATccatatatattatacaattaGCCAGATGCAAAGGTGCTGTTTAGTCAGGCTGCTTCTTAATGAGCAATGCAGCATAGAGCTTTCAAAGTAACAAAGAAAGAGCCCAAACCTGTAATGACCAGCAGTAGAGTCATAAAAGTCTCTGCACAGTCTGGTGCTTTCAGTTCATCTATATCTGTGATGTCTTTGTACTGAGAGCTCCAGGCCCCTTCTGTAGACAGCATGGCGTCCACCTTCTCCACTGCCACTAAAGTTCAAACAGCATTCAAATGTTTACAAAATCACATCGGTCACAcaacaatattattaataatgtagaGTGGAATATTATACATATGATGCCATTAATTTACCTcattttgtttcatattttattttattttgatttatatttattttaattatcagTTTTACAGcacgtatttttattttattttttcccctccattatctcccaatttatctggccaattgtcccacccattcagctgctagtcagctgtttatcccccaccactgatgatgccacaacacaaagaaggtaaaactagcacatgcctcctctgacactagagagtcttttttttttttttttactgctgcggatgcagcattgccatgtagcatcacagcgcactgtGAAGAAGGGAAAGACCCACCCAGAGAGGCCAATCATGCTCcacaagctgatggcaagctgcatggccgggctttaaaccagcaatctcccactCATATTGGCAACACTTTAGACCTTAATGCACATTTCtgattttaaaattcattttctatttaaaatacatatttaactgCCTTTAGATATGATGTTCTAAGTggttagtttaaaaaatataacagaaaaaaaattaatgccTTTGATGTATGACTAAATTAAGCCTCACTTCTCAACAGAGCCCAAACAGAAGAagctattttatttttcatatagaagaaatatttctgaaataaaaatatgctTGGAAAAGAAGTAAAAGAAGATGGCAGGCAACGTAATGAATAGACTTAATCAGACAAATTGTGAACAAAGGCCCAAAAATAGTCTGAACTAATCTAACAGCACTGGAGAATAATAATCCACACTGCAACAGTAAAACAGAACATACTCTCTCAACACGCGTGTGTTTCTGAGCACTCACTTTTTCTCTCCACACTGAGCCACTTTTGGAAGACAGTTTCCTCCAGCAGGATGGGCAGGGCGCCAGGGTAAGTGCTGGGGTAAGCGTGTGTGCTTCGCAGCTCCTTCTCAAACTGCAGCACCTCGTCCACCAGGTGGCAAAACAGGGTGTCGTCATACAGCAGCCGAGGGGCATCGTGGGTCAGTTTCTCCTGAGCCAGAGTAAGGAGACCCCTGCACAGCTCCACCTAATGGGCATAGAAAGGGACAATGCATGTATAATGGCTCAAATCGAAAATTAGTCAGTTAAAAACTGTTCTAAATTTGACTTCTCACCTTTGCGTTGACATTGGCTCCAGCACGATCGAGAATGGGCTGAATCTTCTCCTCCATGAAGGGGGAATTGTGGCCCATCCACACAAGAACTTGGGTCAGATACCACTCTGGCTAAAATGGAGAGGAAAATACAGTCAGTATGTATATTTTCTGTATTGATTTGTCCATTAAGTGCCCATTTCTGCAGGAATATTAGAGCTGCATGTGAAGGATCATCACAGGGCACCATTActaacctctacaacttcatccTGAGATGTGTGATACGTTGcgttacacatgtgttacacactacttttgtatGTTTGGCTAAATAAATGTTGCTCTTATCattcatattaaataatttaCTGTTTTTGGTAAGGGTGTAACAAATATTCTGTTACGATTCGATTCGATTAACAATACTGAGATCACAATtcgattttactaaaataaaaaaaatataaattaaattaaatgttaaggaaattaaatgtaaaacaatGCATATTTCCTTAAAAATACTTCAGTCTCCTGCAATTTAAGGTAATTACCAAGAACAGAGGTTTAATATTGTAAACAAAATGCTCTATTTTGGCTAATTaagtgaaaacattttttttttttctgaaacataACAGTGTACTTTTTCTTTTAAACCAAAATGGCAAATTACTAAGAGTTTAAAAAGAATAATGTTGAAATATTAAAAGCAAAAAgtagatttatttactttttttatatgtaaacagtAACCTACATTTATAACCTACTGCTTATTAATACTCTAGTACAGTttaataatacagtgtccagattttgcaaGAAGTCGCTTGCGCTTCTTCTTCGGCACCCcgtaatattaattattattaaagattaaacCTCTGTTTTTGGTAATTACCTTTGATTGCTGGGGACTGAAGTCTTTATAAGAAATTGTGCAttgttttacattgtttacacttcagaaaaaaatatatataatttccattttttaaaaataagactGGCTGTTACATAATTTGTAGGAGAATAGTGATGTGCACAATCTAACCTTGTTTAGTGAGTTGGTCTGGCGGTTCCCAGTGAAATGATACCTAAACCTCTTGCTGAGGGGCAGTAGCATGATCTGAATAGGCAGCGAGAGTGGTGGGGTCTGTGGTAAGCCTGGACGAGTGGGCAATTCCTTTTTCTCAGATATAAGATCGTCACTGGGACAGGAGTCAAGTGCAAAGATTTTTCCATTCAGTTTCATGCATATTATGTTGTGAATATTTTGTTGCCTAATTTTGTTGCATAATAAGATCCATTTAtcacatgataaaaaatacactgtcttATTGTCTGCCTAAAACAAAGGGCTGCATTGCTAATAAAAGAAGAACTGTGTGTGAGCTGCTGACCGTAGCACAATGGTTAGTGTAGATGTACGTTTATGTGTGTCTCTGTGACACAAAGGATACGACATCTGCAGGGAGAGGAGCTGAGACACCAGGAGCTCCAGCTGGCTGTTGAGCTCCTGTGCATTAGCTGGAGGAGAGAGGGACTGGGTCGGGGGAGAGACTATCGGCCAGTGTAGCTGTGTCAGCACCTCCTCAAAGTCACTGAGATTAAGAAAAACAAACATGACAAATTTCATCAACAATTTCTTTGAATAGCAgtcaattttatttaatattatcccAACAATAACAGCAAACCCAAATCAATTACCATTAGCCAGCCTGCTCTCAGATTTTGGAAcagattttataatttataacatTGACATTAAAAGGGCATGTTTAGTCCCTGACATGGGGTTTAACAAAGTAAAAACATTAAGAATATATTTGCTAACTTCAAAACTCTGaatgtaattataatattatataaaacattggCAATACCTTGCAAGCTTGTCTTTCAGGATCTTGTGCCAGAAGTGCAATGTTTCTCGAAGGAATGCTTGTAGATGTGAGCAGCCCGACTCTTGAAGGCCCATGTCTAGAGTGGCCATATTGCCCACAGCTCCAATTGCCTCCCAAACACTGTTAGTCATCAGGAACTGCTGAATACTGTCACTGTTCAAAACATAGAGCAGCCATGACAAATCACAAATCACAAAAAAGAGAGGTAA encodes:
- the rint1 gene encoding RAD50-interacting protein 1, with amino-acid sequence MAAAAVEQDNNSMNGEDSGVNKSEPGSSCAEGVGGCVEQHVAELLQREIGGDLKSLRKVGGLLEKLTAENMLLEEQVLTVSSSVPLRVSAALSAAEEARTKLEVLLQKERLLSNTLQQHLQGAQSWADSLGQTLGQLDTLERHMKYLQCLARIEELSDSIQQFLMTNSVWEAIGAVGNMATLDMGLQESGCSHLQAFLRETLHFWHKILKDKLASDFEEVLTQLHWPIVSPPTQSLSPPANAQELNSQLELLVSQLLSLQMSDDLISEKKELPTRPGLPQTPPLSLPIQIMLLPLSKRFRYHFTGNRQTNSLNKPEWYLTQVLVWMGHNSPFMEEKIQPILDRAGANVNAKVELCRGLLTLAQEKLTHDAPRLLYDDTLFCHLVDEVLQFEKELRSTHAYPSTYPGALPILLEETVFQKWLSVERKMAVEKVDAMLSTEGAWSSQYKDITDIDELKAPDCAETFMTLLLVITDRYRSLPCPQAQLSFLALQRELVDDFRIRLTQVMKEESRQPLGARYCAILNAANYISTVLSDWGDNVFFLQLQQAAVSVGEEVLGPLGVTESGRLASLEGSLFEGLLALLERLRGDMLGRLLEAVMRDVKEKAYPYSRDKWISLPLQCDQATMSLSSSACPMLLCLRDHLLQLQQLLCLPLFQMFWQGLAERLDLFLYQDVILYNHFNEGGAAQLQFDMTRNLFPLFGHYCKRPENFFKHVKEACIILNLKVGPALLLCDVLKQAEEGVEEEEASVRPQQPTPESALNELGVYKLSASDAQILLNLRSAWLNH